The following coding sequences are from one Triticum aestivum cultivar Chinese Spring chromosome 5A, IWGSC CS RefSeq v2.1, whole genome shotgun sequence window:
- the LOC123107474 gene encoding uncharacterized protein yields MRDHRRRPTMMNQENFSDMEHRLDWFNAWMFQDCRLHTGLHNDVVHAGEPARDRARRRPEVEKVPLVSFVMTPCGGAQLVTATTWDADERLHTTNGHLLRRRRGR; encoded by the exons ATGcgtgaccaccgccgccgccccaccatGATGAATCAG GAGAATTTTTCTGACATGGAACACCGGCTGGATTGGTTCAATGCATGGATGTTTCAAG ATTGTCGATTACACACCGGCCTCCATAATGATGTCGTGCACGCCGGCGAGCCGGCGAGGGATCGTGCACGCCGGCGTCCCGAGGTGGAGAAGGTGCCATTAGTTTCCTTTGTAATGACGCCGTGCGGCGGTGCACAGCTTGTGACTGCAACAACATGGGACGCTGACGAACGGCTGCATACAACCAATGGGCATCTACTTCGACGGCGGCGAGGACGCTAA